A region from the Mycobacterium heidelbergense genome encodes:
- a CDS encoding NAD kinase: MNADRTVLLVVHTGRDEATETARRVQKVLGDNGIGLRVLSAEAVDRGSLHLAPDDMRAMGVEIQVVDADPHAAAGCELVLVLGGDGTFLRAAELARNVEIPVLGVNLGRIGFLAEAEAEHIDSVLEHVIARDYRVEDRLTLDVVVRQAGRVVEHGWALNEVSLEKGPRLGVLGVVVEIDGRPVSAFGCDGVLVSTPTGSTAYAFSAGGPVLWPDLEAILVVPNNAHALFGRPMVTSPEATVAIEIEADGHDALVFCDGRREMLIPAGSRIEVTRCDTPVKWARLDSAPFTDRLVRKFRLPVTGWRGK, from the coding sequence ATGAACGCCGACCGTACCGTGCTGCTGGTGGTGCACACCGGCCGCGACGAGGCGACCGAGACCGCGCGGCGGGTGCAAAAAGTCTTGGGCGACAACGGGATCGGACTGCGCGTGTTGTCCGCCGAGGCGGTCGACAGGGGATCGCTGCACCTGGCCCCCGACGACATGCGGGCGATGGGCGTCGAAATTCAGGTGGTCGACGCCGACCCGCACGCCGCGGCGGGCTGCGAACTGGTGCTGGTCCTCGGCGGCGACGGCACCTTCCTGCGGGCGGCCGAATTGGCCAGAAACGTCGAAATTCCGGTGCTGGGCGTCAATCTGGGCCGGATCGGGTTCCTGGCCGAGGCCGAGGCCGAGCACATCGACAGTGTGCTGGAGCACGTCATCGCGCGCGACTACCGGGTGGAGGACCGCCTGACGCTGGATGTGGTGGTGCGCCAGGCCGGTCGGGTCGTCGAGCACGGGTGGGCGCTCAACGAGGTGAGCCTGGAAAAGGGGCCGCGGCTGGGTGTGCTCGGGGTGGTCGTCGAGATCGACGGGCGGCCGGTGTCGGCGTTCGGCTGCGACGGCGTGCTGGTGTCGACACCCACCGGGTCGACCGCCTACGCGTTCTCGGCGGGCGGCCCGGTGCTGTGGCCGGACCTCGAGGCAATCCTGGTGGTCCCCAACAACGCTCACGCCCTGTTCGGCCGGCCCATGGTCACCAGCCCCGAGGCCACCGTCGCGATCGAGATAGAAGCCGACGGCCACGACGCCCTGGTGTTCTGCGACGGCCGCCGCGAAATGCTGATACCGGCCGGCAGCCGGATCGAGGTGACCCGTTGCGACACCCCGGTGAAGTGGGCGCGCCTGGACAGCGCCCCGTTCACGGACCGCCTGGTGCGCAAATTCCGGTTGCCGGTGACCGGTTGGCGCGGGAAGTAA
- a CDS encoding TlyA family RNA methyltransferase, whose protein sequence is MARRARVDAELVRRGLARSRQQAAELIGAGKVSIDGLPARKPGTAVAVTAALTVADDERGWVSRGAHKLIGALDAFGIPVAGRRCLDAGASTGGFTEVLLDRGAAEVVAADVGYGQLAWSLRCDPRVTVVERTNVRDLTPEAIGGPVDLLVADLSFISLATVLPALVGCARPGADIVPMVKPQFEVGKGRVGAGGVVHDPGMRADAVVAVARRAAELGWPAVDVTASPLPGPSGNVEYFLWLRARTDRGLAGEGLVDAVRRAISEGPQ, encoded by the coding sequence GTGGCACGTCGTGCCCGCGTTGACGCCGAGCTCGTCCGCCGCGGGCTCGCGCGATCCCGTCAGCAGGCCGCGGAGCTGATCGGCGCCGGGAAGGTCAGCATCGACGGCCTGCCGGCGCGCAAGCCCGGCACCGCGGTCGCCGTCACCGCCGCCCTGACCGTCGCGGACGACGAACGCGGCTGGGTGTCGCGCGGGGCGCACAAACTCATCGGCGCGCTGGACGCCTTCGGGATTCCGGTCGCGGGCCGCCGCTGCCTGGACGCCGGCGCGTCGACGGGCGGGTTCACCGAGGTGCTGCTGGACCGCGGGGCCGCCGAGGTGGTGGCCGCGGACGTGGGCTACGGACAGCTGGCCTGGTCGCTGCGCTGCGACCCGCGGGTGACCGTCGTCGAGCGCACCAACGTTCGTGACCTGACCCCGGAGGCGATCGGCGGCCCGGTCGACCTGCTGGTGGCCGACCTGTCCTTCATCTCGCTGGCCACCGTGTTGCCCGCGCTGGTTGGATGCGCCCGGCCGGGCGCGGATATCGTTCCCATGGTGAAGCCGCAGTTTGAGGTGGGGAAGGGCCGGGTCGGCGCCGGCGGTGTGGTCCACGATCCCGGGATGCGCGCCGACGCGGTGGTGGCCGTCGCGCGCCGCGCCGCCGAGCTGGGCTGGCCCGCCGTCGACGTCACCGCGAGCCCGCTGCCGGGCCCGTCGGGCAATGTCGAATACTTCCTGTGGCTGCGCGCCCGGACCGATCGGGGACTGGCCGGCGAAGGTCTCGTCGACGCCGTGCGGCGGGCGATAAGCGAGGGCCCGCAATGA
- a CDS encoding HAD-IIA family hydrolase, whose product MKSIAREYDCLLIDLDGTVFRGAEPTDGAVQSLDEVSSRKLYVTNNASRSADQVASHLRELGFTATGDDVVTSAQSAARLLAGQLPPGSRVLIVGTDALANEIAAVGLRPVRRYDDNPVAVVQGLSTTIGWPDLAEAALAIRSGALWVAANVDPTLPTERGLLPGNGSFVAALRAATGTEPRVAGKPAPRLLQDAVARGDFRAPLVIGDRLDTDIEGANAAELPSLMVLTGVNTARDAVYAQPARRPTYIGHDLRSLHHDAEVLAVGPQPGWHVEVGDRAVTVRANGADGAAGGDGLSVVRAVAGAVWGLGFDDRPPRIEAADDRARDALRRWSLVHGD is encoded by the coding sequence ATGAAAAGCATTGCGCGGGAATACGATTGCCTGCTGATAGACCTCGACGGCACGGTGTTTCGCGGCGCTGAGCCCACCGATGGTGCCGTGCAATCGCTGGACGAGGTGTCCAGCCGCAAGCTGTACGTCACCAACAACGCGTCCCGCAGCGCCGACCAGGTCGCGTCGCACCTGCGCGAGCTGGGCTTCACCGCCACCGGCGACGACGTCGTCACCAGCGCGCAGAGCGCGGCCCGGCTGCTGGCCGGGCAGTTACCGCCGGGGTCCCGGGTGTTGATCGTGGGCACCGACGCATTGGCCAACGAGATCGCCGCCGTCGGGCTGCGTCCGGTGCGCCGCTACGACGACAACCCGGTCGCCGTCGTGCAGGGCCTGTCCACGACCATCGGCTGGCCGGACCTTGCCGAGGCCGCCCTGGCCATTCGGTCCGGCGCGCTGTGGGTGGCGGCCAACGTCGACCCCACCCTGCCCACCGAGCGCGGCCTGCTCCCGGGAAACGGATCGTTCGTGGCCGCGCTGCGGGCGGCCACCGGCACCGAACCGCGCGTGGCCGGGAAACCGGCGCCGCGACTGCTGCAGGATGCGGTGGCCCGGGGCGACTTTCGCGCGCCGTTGGTCATCGGCGACAGGCTGGACACCGACATCGAGGGCGCCAACGCCGCCGAGCTGCCCAGCCTGATGGTGCTCACCGGCGTCAACACCGCGCGGGACGCGGTGTACGCGCAACCCGCCCGTCGCCCGACCTACATCGGCCACGACCTGCGCTCGCTGCACCACGATGCCGAGGTGCTCGCGGTCGGGCCGCAGCCGGGCTGGCATGTCGAGGTCGGGGATCGGGCGGTGACGGTCCGCGCCAACGGCGCCGACGGCGCCGCCGGGGGCGACGGGCTGTCGGTCGTCCGCGCCGTCGCCGGCGCCGTGTGGGGCCTCGGCTTTGACGACCGGCCGCCGCGGATCGAGGCCGCCGACGACCGGGCCCGCGACGCGCTGCGGCGCTGGTCTCTGGTGCACGGCGACTGA
- a CDS encoding tetratricopeptide repeat protein, protein MVDDRQGHGGDRRSASGGSPRRGPRGERPGSWSGPGRARPVQPRNAPGQDVQGDRAPRDGPPIPAGVEARQLAPEIRGELSTLDRATADAVARHLVAAGELLDEDPHAALAHARAARARASRIAAVREAVGIAAYHCGDWAQALAELRAARRMGSKSSLLALIADCERGLGRPERAIDLARGPEAAELAGDDADELRIVAAGARADLGQLEQALAVLSTPQPEPGRTGTTAARLFYAYADTLLALGRNDEALQWFLRSATADVDGVTDAEERVSELG, encoded by the coding sequence GTGGTCGACGACAGGCAGGGGCACGGCGGTGACCGACGTTCGGCGTCCGGCGGCTCGCCGCGGCGCGGACCGCGCGGGGAGCGTCCGGGTTCCTGGTCGGGCCCGGGCCGCGCGCGCCCCGTCCAGCCGCGCAACGCCCCCGGCCAGGACGTCCAAGGCGACCGCGCGCCGCGGGACGGCCCGCCGATCCCGGCCGGGGTGGAGGCCAGGCAGCTGGCACCCGAGATCCGGGGCGAACTGAGCACCCTGGACCGCGCCACCGCCGACGCGGTGGCGCGCCACCTGGTGGCCGCCGGCGAGCTGCTCGACGAGGATCCGCACGCCGCGCTGGCCCACGCGCGCGCGGCGCGGGCCCGGGCCAGCAGGATCGCCGCGGTGCGCGAAGCCGTCGGAATCGCGGCCTACCACTGCGGCGACTGGGCGCAGGCGCTGGCCGAACTGCGCGCGGCCCGCCGGATGGGCAGCAAGTCATCCCTGCTTGCGCTGATCGCCGATTGCGAACGCGGGCTTGGTCGCCCGGAGCGGGCGATCGACCTGGCGCGCGGACCGGAGGCGGCCGAGCTCGCCGGTGACGACGCCGACGAGTTGCGCATCGTCGCCGCCGGGGCGCGCGCCGATCTCGGGCAGCTGGAGCAGGCGCTGGCCGTCTTGTCCACGCCGCAGCCCGAGCCGGGCCGCACGGGCACGACGGCCGCGCGGCTGTTCTACGCCTACGCGGACACGCTGCTGGCGCTCGGCCGAAACGACGAGGCGCTGCAATGGTTTTTGCGCTCGGCGACCGCCGACGTCGACGGGGTCACCGACGCCGAAGAGCGGGTCAGCGAGCTGGGCTGA
- a CDS encoding DUF732 domain-containing protein — MVTVSFPTRVQLGALRFLGVATSVAGLTAALAPPVHADLMGNAFLRALTNAGVPVSQPDATMALGQSVCPMLVQPGGSFDSVLSTMADGSGMSHDVAGVFTIVAIATYCPAVMAPLLSNRLPA; from the coding sequence GTGGTCACAGTGAGTTTCCCGACACGTGTGCAGTTGGGCGCCCTGCGGTTTCTGGGTGTGGCGACGAGCGTGGCCGGCCTGACCGCGGCGCTGGCGCCGCCCGTCCACGCCGACCTGATGGGCAACGCGTTCCTGAGGGCCCTCACGAATGCCGGCGTTCCGGTCTCGCAGCCGGACGCCACGATGGCGCTGGGGCAGTCGGTGTGCCCGATGCTGGTCCAGCCCGGTGGGTCGTTCGACTCGGTGCTCTCCACCATGGCCGACGGCAGCGGGATGTCCCACGACGTGGCCGGCGTGTTCACCATCGTCGCCATCGCGACGTATTGCCCGGCGGTGATGGCGCCGCTGCTGTCCAATCGGCTCCCGGCCTAG
- the tyrS gene encoding tyrosine--tRNA ligase, whose product MSAGILEELGWRGLIAQSTDLDALAAEARRGPLTVYAGFDPTAPSLHAGHLVPLLALRRFQRAGHRPIVLAGGATGMIGDPRDVGERSLNEADTVAAWTERIRGQLERFLEFDAFDPTGAIVVDNLDWTGRMSAIEFLRDVGKHFSVNVMLDRDTVRRRLEGEGISYTEFSYMLLQANDYVELHRRHGCTLQIGGSDQWGNIIAGVRLVRQKLGAAVHALTVPLVTAADGTKFGKSTGGGSLWLDPQMTSPYAWYQYFVNTADADVIRYLRWFTFLPAEELAELERATAERPQQRAAQRRLAVELTALVHGEAATEAVEHASRALFGQGELDRLDEATLAAALRETSVAELKPGSPDGIVDLLVASGLSASRGAARRTIGEGGVSVNNVRIDSEAWAPRPSDFLHGRWLVLRRGKRNVAGIERV is encoded by the coding sequence ATGTCTGCCGGGATCCTCGAAGAGCTGGGCTGGCGCGGGTTGATCGCCCAGTCCACCGACCTCGACGCGCTGGCCGCCGAAGCGCGGCGTGGGCCGCTGACGGTCTACGCCGGCTTCGACCCGACCGCGCCGAGCCTGCACGCCGGGCACCTGGTTCCCCTGCTGGCGTTGCGCCGGTTCCAGCGCGCCGGGCACCGTCCCATCGTGCTGGCCGGCGGCGCCACCGGCATGATCGGCGACCCGCGTGACGTCGGCGAGCGCAGCCTCAACGAGGCCGACACCGTCGCCGCATGGACCGAGCGGATTCGCGGCCAGCTGGAACGCTTCTTGGAATTCGACGCCTTTGACCCGACCGGCGCCATCGTCGTCGACAACCTGGACTGGACGGGCCGCATGTCGGCGATCGAGTTCCTGCGCGACGTCGGCAAGCACTTTTCGGTCAACGTGATGCTGGATCGCGACACCGTCCGGCGCCGTCTGGAGGGGGAGGGGATCTCCTACACGGAGTTCAGCTACATGCTGCTGCAGGCCAACGACTACGTCGAACTGCACCGGCGCCACGGCTGCACGTTGCAGATCGGCGGCTCCGATCAGTGGGGCAACATCATCGCCGGCGTCCGCCTGGTCCGCCAGAAGCTGGGCGCGGCGGTGCACGCGCTCACGGTCCCGCTGGTGACCGCCGCCGACGGCACCAAGTTCGGCAAGTCCACCGGCGGCGGCAGCCTGTGGCTGGACCCGCAGATGACCAGCCCGTATGCCTGGTACCAGTACTTCGTCAACACCGCCGACGCCGACGTGATCCGCTACCTGCGCTGGTTCACCTTCCTGCCGGCCGAGGAGCTGGCCGAGCTGGAACGCGCCACGGCCGAGCGCCCCCAGCAACGCGCCGCCCAGCGGCGGCTGGCCGTCGAGCTGACCGCTCTGGTGCACGGCGAGGCGGCCACCGAGGCGGTCGAGCACGCCAGCCGCGCGCTGTTCGGGCAGGGCGAGCTGGACCGCCTAGACGAGGCGACGCTCGCGGCGGCGCTGCGCGAGACGTCGGTGGCCGAGCTCAAGCCCGGCAGCCCCGACGGGATCGTCGACCTCCTGGTGGCCAGCGGCCTGTCGGCCAGCAGGGGGGCCGCCCGGCGCACCATCGGCGAAGGCGGCGTCTCGGTCAACAACGTTCGCATCGACAGCGAGGCGTGGGCGCCGCGGCCGTCGGACTTCCTGCACGGCCGGTGGCTGGTGCTGCGGCGCGGCAAGCGCAACGTCGCCGGCATCGAGAGGGTCTAG
- a CDS encoding DNA-3-methyladenine glycosylase has translation MQSGPDAAEGQLSVDPVAAAHRLLGATLTGRGVRAVIVEVEAYGGVPDGPWPDAAAHSYRGRNGRNAVMFGPPGRLYTYRSHGIHVCANVSCGPDGTAAAVLLRAAALEDGTDVARARRGELVRTAALARGPGNLCSALGITMGDNGIDLLDPSGPVTLELHDPLTAASGPRVGISQAADRPWRLWLAGRPEVSAYRRSPRAPAPGTSD, from the coding sequence GTGCAATCGGGCCCAGACGCGGCCGAGGGCCAGCTGTCCGTCGATCCGGTCGCGGCCGCGCATCGACTGCTGGGCGCCACCCTCACCGGCCGCGGCGTGCGCGCCGTCATCGTCGAAGTCGAGGCCTACGGCGGCGTCCCCGACGGCCCCTGGCCGGACGCCGCGGCCCACTCCTACCGCGGCCGCAACGGCCGCAACGCCGTGATGTTCGGGCCGCCCGGGCGGCTGTACACCTACCGCAGCCACGGGATCCACGTGTGCGCCAACGTCTCGTGCGGACCCGACGGGACCGCCGCGGCCGTCCTGCTGCGGGCCGCGGCCCTGGAGGACGGCACCGACGTCGCGCGGGCCCGGCGCGGCGAGCTGGTCCGCACCGCGGCCCTGGCGCGCGGCCCGGGAAACCTGTGCTCGGCCCTGGGAATCACCATGGGCGACAACGGGATTGACCTGCTCGACCCCAGCGGTCCGGTGACCCTTGAACTTCACGACCCGCTGACGGCCGCGTCCGGCCCGCGCGTCGGCATCAGCCAGGCCGCCGACCGGCCCTGGCGACTGTGGCTGGCGGGCCGCCCGGAGGTTTCGGCGTACCGGCGAAGTCCGCGGGCGCCCGCGCCCGGAACCAGCGACTAG
- a CDS encoding ammonium transporter produces the protein MHAIDPAATAWLLASTALVLLMTPGLAIFYGGMVRTTGVLNMIMMSFISIPLVTVAWLLVGYTIAFSDDGAGGLVGNLRHIGMLGIGPDTVHGAVPELLYATFQLTFAIITAALVSGAIADRAKFAAWMAFVSLWAIVVYSVVAHWVWGPGGWLAKLGVLDYAGGLVVEIVSGSSALALALVLGPRIGFKKDVMRPHNLPLVLLGVGLLWFGWFGFNAGSALAANGTAAAIFLNTLVAGCLGMLGWLSVEQIRDGRPTTFGAASGVVAGLVAITPSCGTVNTLGAAVVGVAAGIVCSFAVSAKFRLNYDDSLDVVGVHFVGGVVGVSLIGLLATAVMTSGPRGLFYGGGVAQLGKQALAIVAVALYAFTTSYLLAKLIDRVIGFRLSPEDETTGVDLTQHAETAYAEGVHGHLPLRRPGP, from the coding sequence ATGCATGCGATCGACCCTGCCGCCACGGCGTGGCTGCTGGCCAGCACCGCACTAGTCCTGCTGATGACCCCGGGCCTGGCGATCTTCTACGGCGGCATGGTCCGCACCACCGGGGTGCTCAACATGATCATGATGAGCTTCATCTCGATCCCGCTGGTCACGGTGGCGTGGCTGTTGGTCGGCTACACCATCGCGTTCTCCGACGATGGGGCGGGCGGGCTCGTCGGCAACCTCAGGCACATCGGGATGCTCGGCATCGGCCCCGACACCGTCCACGGCGCGGTTCCCGAGCTGCTTTATGCCACGTTCCAGTTGACGTTCGCGATCATCACGGCCGCCCTGGTGAGCGGCGCGATCGCCGACCGCGCCAAGTTCGCGGCCTGGATGGCGTTCGTCTCGCTGTGGGCGATCGTCGTGTATTCGGTTGTCGCGCATTGGGTGTGGGGGCCCGGCGGCTGGCTGGCGAAGCTGGGGGTGCTCGACTACGCCGGCGGCCTCGTCGTCGAGATCGTCTCCGGTTCCTCCGCCCTGGCCCTGGCGCTGGTGCTCGGGCCCCGCATCGGCTTCAAGAAGGACGTCATGCGGCCGCACAATCTGCCGCTGGTGCTGCTCGGTGTCGGGCTGCTCTGGTTCGGCTGGTTCGGGTTCAACGCCGGTTCCGCTCTGGCCGCCAACGGAACCGCCGCGGCCATCTTCCTCAACACGCTCGTCGCCGGCTGCCTGGGCATGCTCGGCTGGCTCTCCGTCGAACAGATCCGCGACGGCAGGCCCACGACGTTCGGCGCGGCCTCCGGCGTGGTGGCCGGCCTCGTCGCCATCACCCCGTCGTGCGGGACCGTCAACACACTCGGCGCGGCGGTCGTCGGCGTCGCGGCCGGCATCGTGTGCTCGTTCGCGGTCAGCGCGAAATTCCGTCTCAACTATGACGATTCGCTCGACGTGGTCGGCGTGCACTTCGTCGGCGGCGTCGTCGGCGTGTCCTTGATCGGGCTGCTTGCCACGGCGGTCATGACGTCGGGTCCCCGGGGCCTCTTCTACGGGGGCGGCGTCGCCCAACTGGGCAAGCAGGCGCTCGCGATCGTCGCCGTCGCGCTCTATGCCTTCACGACGTCGTACCTTCTCGCGAAGTTGATCGACCGGGTGATCGGTTTCCGGCTCAGCCCCGAAGACGAGACCACCGGCGTCGACCTCACCCAGCACGCCGAAACCGCCTACGCCGAGGGCGTGCACGGGCACCTGCCGCTGCGCCGCCCCGGCCCTTGA
- a CDS encoding ABC transporter ATP-binding protein, with protein MMSSSSDELLAGRRAPAVSIERLCVTRFKRPVLHDFSVRIAQGSITGLLGPSGCGKTTLMRCIVGTQIVAGASRGTVTVLGRRAGSPALRHRVGYMPQDPTIYNDLRIVDNVRYFASLYGYGTDAADEAIERVGLADHRTAFCGNLSGGQRTRVSLACALVCQPDLLVLDEPTVGLDPVLRVDLWEQFTELARGGTTLLVSSHVMDEAEHCGDLVLMREGHLIAHTTPTQLREDTGCTSLEDAFLSIIRRSTTRQAG; from the coding sequence ATGATGAGTTCATCAAGTGATGAATTACTGGCCGGGCGTCGCGCTCCGGCCGTCAGCATCGAGCGCCTATGCGTCACCCGCTTCAAACGCCCGGTGCTGCATGACTTTTCGGTGCGCATAGCCCAGGGCAGCATCACCGGCCTGCTTGGCCCGTCCGGCTGCGGCAAGACCACGCTGATGCGGTGCATCGTCGGCACCCAGATCGTGGCCGGCGCTTCCCGGGGCACCGTTACGGTGCTGGGCCGGCGGGCCGGGAGCCCGGCGCTGCGTCATCGGGTGGGGTATATGCCGCAGGACCCGACCATCTACAACGACCTGCGGATCGTCGACAACGTCCGCTACTTCGCCTCGCTCTACGGATACGGCACCGACGCCGCCGATGAGGCCATCGAACGGGTCGGGCTGGCGGATCACCGGACCGCCTTCTGCGGCAACCTCTCCGGCGGCCAGCGCACCCGGGTGTCGCTGGCGTGCGCGTTGGTCTGCCAGCCCGATCTGCTCGTGCTCGACGAGCCCACGGTGGGCCTGGACCCCGTGCTGCGGGTCGATCTTTGGGAACAGTTCACCGAGCTCGCCCGCGGCGGGACCACGCTGTTGGTCTCCAGTCACGTGATGGACGAGGCCGAGCATTGCGGCGACCTGGTGCTGATGCGCGAAGGACACCTGATCGCGCACACCACCCCGACCCAACTACGAGAGGACACCGGATGCACGTCACTCGAGGACGCGTTTCTGTCCATCATCAGGCGCAGCACGACGCGGCAGGCCGGCTAG
- a CDS encoding ABC transporter permease, translating into MHVTRGRVSVHHQAQHDAAGRLGLTAYAATTTRILRQLAADHRSVALILVVPVLVITLMYFMFENAPHRPGTPSPFNNACLILLGLFPLFVMFIITSITMQRERASGTLERILTTPLRRLDLLIAYGTAFSVAAAAQAIAACIVSFWLLGFDTAGSPVWVFVIAIVNAVLGVGLGLLCSAFARTEFQAVQFIPLVMVPQLLLAGIVVPRALMAHWLQWVSNVLPASYALEALQQVSAHPGLTYIAVRDIVVVLGFAIAALCLAAATLRRRTP; encoded by the coding sequence ATGCACGTCACTCGAGGACGCGTTTCTGTCCATCATCAGGCGCAGCACGACGCGGCAGGCCGGCTAGGGCTGACGGCCTACGCGGCCACCACGACGCGGATCCTGCGCCAGCTGGCCGCCGACCACCGCAGCGTCGCGCTGATCCTGGTGGTGCCGGTCCTGGTCATCACGCTGATGTACTTCATGTTCGAAAACGCTCCCCACCGCCCGGGCACCCCGTCGCCGTTCAACAACGCCTGCCTGATCCTGCTGGGCCTGTTCCCGCTCTTCGTGATGTTCATCATCACGTCCATCACGATGCAGCGCGAACGGGCGTCGGGAACGTTGGAGCGCATCCTGACCACGCCGCTGCGCAGGCTCGACCTGTTGATCGCCTACGGCACCGCTTTCTCGGTCGCCGCCGCGGCGCAGGCGATTGCGGCGTGCATCGTGTCGTTTTGGTTGCTCGGCTTCGACACCGCGGGCAGCCCGGTGTGGGTGTTCGTGATCGCGATCGTCAACGCCGTACTGGGCGTCGGCCTGGGCCTGCTCTGTAGTGCGTTCGCCCGCACCGAGTTTCAGGCCGTGCAGTTCATCCCGCTGGTGATGGTCCCCCAGCTGCTGCTGGCCGGCATCGTCGTGCCCCGGGCGTTGATGGCGCACTGGCTGCAGTGGGTCAGCAACGTCTTGCCGGCCAGCTATGCGCTCGAGGCTCTGCAGCAGGTGAGTGCCCACCCGGGGCTGACCTACATCGCGGTGCGCGACATCGTCGTCGTCCTGGGTTTCGCGATCGCGGCGCTGTGCCTGGCCGCGGCGACGCTGCGGAGGCGGACGCCCTAG
- a CDS encoding TetR/AcrR family transcriptional regulator: protein MTTGKTGRRRPGRPAGSSDTRDRILTSARELFARNGIGNTSIRAVAAAAGVDSALVHHYFGTKEKLFAAAVHIPVDPMDVIGALRAVPVDELGYRLPSMLLPLWDSQIGEAFIATLRSIIAGSEVNLFRSFIQDIIAVEVGPRVDDPPGSGTIRIQFVASQLVGVVMARYILQLEPFASLPAERIARTIAPNLQRYLTGDLPDALAP, encoded by the coding sequence ATGACGACCGGCAAAACCGGCCGCCGGCGGCCCGGGCGACCGGCCGGCAGCTCCGACACCCGCGACCGGATCCTGACCAGCGCCCGAGAGCTGTTTGCCCGCAACGGAATCGGCAACACGTCGATACGGGCGGTGGCCGCGGCCGCCGGCGTCGATTCGGCGCTGGTGCACCACTACTTCGGCACCAAGGAAAAGCTGTTCGCCGCCGCCGTGCACATCCCGGTCGACCCGATGGACGTCATCGGCGCGCTGCGTGCGGTGCCCGTCGACGAGCTCGGCTACCGACTGCCGTCAATGTTGTTGCCGCTGTGGGACTCCCAGATTGGCGAGGCGTTCATTGCCACGCTGCGGTCGATCATCGCGGGGTCGGAGGTCAACTTGTTTCGTTCGTTCATCCAGGACATCATCGCCGTCGAAGTCGGTCCGCGCGTCGACGATCCCCCAGGCAGCGGAACCATCCGCATCCAGTTCGTCGCGTCGCAGCTGGTGGGCGTCGTGATGGCGCGCTACATCCTGCAATTGGAGCCGTTCGCGTCGCTGCCCGCCGAGCGGATCGCGCGAACCATCGCGCCGAACCTGCAGCGTTACCTCACCGGGGATCTGCCGGACGCGCTCGCGCCATGA
- a CDS encoding Trm112 family protein has protein sequence MLDDSLLSILVCPADRGPLVLIEDELLYNPRLRRAYRIEDGIPVLLIDEARDVDDDEHARLMARARPADPR, from the coding sequence ATGCTCGACGATTCGCTGCTGAGCATTCTCGTCTGCCCGGCCGACCGGGGTCCGTTGGTTCTGATCGAGGACGAGTTGCTGTACAACCCGCGGCTGCGGCGCGCCTACCGCATCGAGGACGGCATCCCGGTGCTGCTGATCGACGAGGCCCGCGATGTCGACGATGACGAGCACGCCCGGCTCATGGCGCGAGCGCGTCCGGCAGATCCCCGGTGA